From the Micromonospora lupini genome, one window contains:
- a CDS encoding alpha/beta fold hydrolase, translating into MTEYLSIAGNNLAYEVSGRGPLVVLAHGIGDSRHSYRFLAPALAAAGYRVANVDLRGCGDSSLGWDGYSRTDIAGDLIAVVRHLGGPAVIIGQSISGGAATIAAATAPELISGVIELAPFTRAQTFDLGGLMRVKRFRSGYGQMAQVMVRGSLASWKKYLDVAYPVKPADWDAELARIESKLTEPGRMKVLQAMCKTSPSDAGAQLANVTCPVLVIEGSLDPDWADPRAEGEKIVADLPSGIGELVVIEGAGHYAHVQTPDQVLALARPFLDKTLANA; encoded by the coding sequence ATGACCGAGTACCTGAGCATCGCCGGTAACAACCTCGCCTATGAGGTGTCCGGGCGGGGTCCGCTCGTGGTCCTGGCGCACGGTATCGGCGACAGTCGGCACTCCTACCGTTTCCTCGCTCCGGCCCTGGCCGCCGCCGGGTACCGGGTGGCAAACGTCGACCTCCGCGGCTGCGGCGACTCCAGCCTCGGCTGGGACGGCTACAGCCGCACCGACATCGCGGGCGACCTCATCGCCGTCGTGCGTCACCTCGGCGGCCCCGCCGTGATCATCGGCCAGTCGATCAGTGGCGGTGCGGCGACCATCGCCGCGGCCACCGCACCCGAACTGATCAGCGGCGTCATCGAGCTGGCGCCGTTCACTCGCGCACAAACCTTCGATCTCGGCGGGTTGATGCGTGTGAAGCGCTTCCGCAGCGGCTACGGCCAGATGGCGCAGGTCATGGTCCGAGGAAGTCTGGCGAGCTGGAAGAAGTACCTCGATGTGGCGTACCCGGTCAAGCCCGCCGACTGGGACGCCGAACTGGCGCGTATCGAGTCGAAGCTGACGGAGCCCGGCCGGATGAAGGTCCTGCAGGCCATGTGCAAGACCAGCCCGAGCGATGCCGGCGCGCAGCTGGCCAACGTCACCTGCCCGGTCCTGGTCATCGAGGGCAGCCTCGACCCGGACTGGGCCGACCCCCGCGCCGAGGGCGAGAAGATCGTCGCTGACCTGCCCAGTGGCATCGGTGAGCTCGTCGTCATCGAGGGTGCCGGTCACTACGCACACGTGCAGACGCCGGATCAGGTCCTCGCGCTGGCCCGGCCCTTCCTCGACAAGACGCTGGCGAATGCCTAG
- a CDS encoding TetR/AcrR family transcriptional regulator gives MPRARLTPQSVTAAGAALIDEIGFENLSMGLLAERLGVKTPALYKHVTSQADLAHRIAVMAMAEFADAIRDAIQGRAGSDALAAGAQAMRMYVQKHPGRYAAGNAARPTGPDDPLVPALDRVVASWAAMLRGYRLDSVQEIHALRILRSVLHGFSTLEAAGGFQIDAPVDDSFTWMIHFLDHGLRAATSSTLAR, from the coding sequence ATGCCTAGGGCCCGGCTCACTCCGCAGTCGGTCACCGCGGCCGGCGCCGCCCTGATCGATGAGATCGGCTTCGAGAACCTCAGCATGGGCCTGCTCGCCGAACGGCTCGGAGTCAAGACCCCCGCGCTCTACAAACACGTCACCAGCCAGGCCGATCTGGCACACCGGATAGCTGTCATGGCCATGGCCGAGTTCGCTGACGCCATTCGCGACGCCATCCAGGGCCGGGCCGGCAGCGATGCCCTCGCCGCCGGCGCGCAGGCGATGCGGATGTACGTGCAGAAACACCCGGGACGGTACGCGGCCGGCAATGCCGCACGCCCGACCGGACCCGACGACCCGCTCGTTCCCGCCCTCGATCGGGTAGTCGCCTCCTGGGCGGCCATGCTGCGCGGCTACCGACTGGATTCCGTTCAGGAGATTCACGCCCTGCGGATACTCCGCAGCGTCCTGCACGGGTTCTCGACCCTGGAAGCAGCTGGCGGGTTCCAGATCGACGCGCCCGTCGACGACAGCTTCACCTGGATGATCCACTTTCTCGACCACGGCCTGCGTGCCGCCACCAGCAGCACCCTCGCCCGCTGA
- a CDS encoding low temperature requirement protein A, with protein sequence MVNIDEEPKDTRIERHASWAELFFDLVAVAGVAALAHVLGSELDAAALGLYALLFLALWLSWTTFMLYGNVAAGRTHVLRLMVGMFGLGVMAASVPGVAHTVLGHGTDIRPLNVFAIAYIATRVYGSKSWQRGAVLLDFPVVQYSAGLLPWFASLWVDEHLKLALWAAGVGLDLLLILVLSGSRLLQRVQSYLTAPEKTRRRPRSGVRPGGTGPVIHGVSVDPAHLSERLGLFVIIVLGESVVQIVAAAGEARYDVGLLATAVASFVLLAGMFGLSVVFGYAGLPHLRAGRIPTRAALGLHCLVTGVVATIAVPLSLVVGHGADPLPEQDRWLLCGAVAAYFTLGVVTGVASRSSDLPRTISRVTTGIAAPLLLGLLATAASGRTLVVCLALIVLAHLWFERRLTPIQAAATDEAPDRAGIS encoded by the coding sequence ATGGTGAACATCGACGAAGAGCCAAAGGACACCAGGATCGAGCGGCACGCGAGCTGGGCCGAGCTCTTCTTCGACCTCGTGGCGGTGGCCGGCGTGGCCGCCCTGGCACACGTGCTCGGGTCTGAACTGGACGCCGCAGCACTCGGTCTCTACGCACTGCTGTTCCTGGCTCTGTGGCTGTCCTGGACGACGTTCATGCTGTACGGCAACGTCGCTGCCGGCCGGACCCACGTACTGCGGCTGATGGTCGGCATGTTCGGCCTCGGGGTCATGGCCGCGTCCGTGCCAGGCGTGGCGCACACCGTGCTCGGGCACGGCACCGACATCCGTCCGCTCAATGTCTTCGCGATCGCATACATCGCCACCCGCGTCTACGGGTCCAAGTCGTGGCAACGCGGCGCGGTGTTGCTGGACTTCCCGGTGGTGCAGTACTCGGCGGGCCTGCTGCCCTGGTTCGCGTCGCTCTGGGTCGACGAACACTTGAAGCTCGCGCTCTGGGCCGCAGGAGTCGGCCTCGACCTGCTGCTGATCCTGGTCCTGTCCGGCAGCAGGCTCCTCCAGCGCGTCCAGTCGTACCTCACCGCGCCAGAAAAGACTCGGCGTCGGCCACGATCAGGAGTCCGTCCCGGCGGAACGGGACCGGTCATCCACGGGGTATCGGTCGATCCGGCCCACCTCTCCGAGCGGCTGGGACTCTTCGTCATCATCGTGCTCGGCGAATCGGTGGTGCAGATCGTCGCCGCCGCAGGTGAGGCGCGGTACGACGTCGGCCTGCTGGCCACCGCAGTCGCGTCCTTCGTTCTGCTGGCCGGCATGTTCGGCTTGTCCGTCGTCTTCGGATACGCCGGCCTGCCGCACCTGCGCGCCGGCCGGATCCCCACCCGCGCCGCCCTGGGCCTGCACTGCCTGGTCACCGGCGTCGTCGCCACCATCGCCGTACCGCTCTCCCTGGTGGTCGGGCACGGTGCCGACCCACTGCCCGAGCAAGATCGCTGGCTGCTGTGCGGCGCCGTTGCGGCCTACTTCACCCTCGGCGTGGTCACCGGCGTCGCCAGCCGCAGTTCCGACCTGCCGAGGACGATCTCACGAGTCACCACAGGTATCGCTGCCCCACTGCTGCTTGGCCTGCTCGCCACCGCCGCCAGTGGCCGGACGCTGGTGGTCTGCCTGGCCCTGATAGTCCTCGCCCACCTCTGGTTCGAACGACGACTGACACCAATCCAGGCCGCTGCCACCGATGAAGCGCCCGACCGCGCAGGAATTTCATGA